In the Brevundimonas sp. LM2 genome, ATCGCCAACGGGTGGTCAGTCGGCTCCAGTTCGATCAGCGGGCGCTGTCGGTGGTCTTGGGGCAGTACCTGGCATTTCAGCCCCATGGTCTCCGGATATCCGGGGACTGCATTCGAAAACCAGCCGAACATCGGCCCAAGCTTCGACTGGTCGTCATCCTCGAAGCTGTCCCAATAGCGGTCGATGTTCTCCTTGCTCAGGGTGGACCAGACGCCGAACTCTAGCGTCTGATCACTGCCGATTATGGGCAGGGCCAGCACCGCCCGGACATAGAAGTCGACGTCCTTGAAGCGGCAGAAATCGCTCTGGAGTTTCCAGTTCGCAGCCCGCTCTTCCTCGCTCGCCCAATCCCACGGCGCGGGAGCCTTGAACGCCAGGGCGGAAAAACCTTCATGGGTTTGACCGCAAGTCGCGCAGATGAAGGACACAGGCATGGTTTCGTCCTTATCGGCGTTGCCCTCCCAATGGTAGCGGTTGATGGTGACCAACCTCCTCTTCCTCTGCTCCCGCAACCGCCTCCACTCGCCGACGGCGGAGCAGGTGTTCGCCGCCTGGCCGGGGGTGGAGACCGCGTCGGCGGGGCCCTCCCTCTCCCTCTGGGAGAAGGAGACCTATTCCACCAAGGCGTTCGCCGTGACCACCAGGCCGGTGGTCAGCAGGTACAGCCCGATCGCCCAGGCCCAGGCCTTCCAGCGGCTCAGCCCCGGGACGGCCGCAAGCCACAGGCGCTGGATGGCGATGTACCACAGGGTGATCACCCCGATCAGAACGATGCCGGCTAGGGTGCTCCACAGCGACGGCTCCTGAACGCCGAGGGTGCCGAGGCTGACCAGGATCGAGGTGGCTCCGGCGAGATAGCACTGGGCGAAGAAGGGCGGGCGCAGGCTTTCGCGGTCGATCCTGTGACCCGACAGCTTCAGGAAAGCCCACGCGAAAACCAGGGGATGCAGGCTGAACATCAGGGCCCGGAAAGCCAGCAGGTTCTGCTCATTGCCGGTGATGAAGCGGCTGGCGGCATTCGGTTCGTCGGTCGGGCCGACCCCGAACAGCAGCTCCAGCCCATGGGCGAGCAGGATGCTGAGCACCAGGAACAGCGGCGGGCTGAGCGTTTCCAGATACTGTTTCTCGGGCTTGTCGCGCTGCTCCGCGTCCGAATAGTGCATCGTCCGCAACGGGTGGCGCAGGGTCATCAGCAGGGTGCGCGGATAGAAGAGCAGCCACGACATGACCTCGTAGAGCAGCTCCTCCACCGACTGCAGGATCTTCATCGCGTTCATGTCGGGCCTCCGCGCGTGAGCCTGAAGGGACAATGCTTTGAACCGGTAATCGGTGGCCGGGCATGACCCGATCCAGGGGGCTGCGATGGCACCCACCCCGGTTTTCCGCTAGTCTGACCCCATGAACGCCCCCGCCTTCTTCCCTCGCACGGACGGCGGTCGTCACCGGTTCACGGTCGACGACGTGGATCGCATGATCGAGGCCGGGGTGATCGCGCCGGATGCTTCGCTGGAAATCCTGGACGGGGAGATCATCGACATGGCCTCCGAGGGTGAGGCGCATCTGACGTTCAAGGACGAGATCGTGCGGGTGCTCGTGCCCGCGCTGGGGCGGGAGTGGCGGATCATTCCGGACGGGACGCTGCATCTGGCACCCACGGATGCGCCGCAACCCGACTTCTACGTCATCGCCCGGTCGTCGCCGTTGAAGCCCGCCGATCCGGCGGCGGTGCCGCTGGTGATCGAGATCGCGGACATGTCGTTGGGCTATGATCTGGGCCGCAAGAGCGCGACCTATGCCCGCTATGGGCTGGCCGAATACTGGGTCGTGGACGTCAACGCCCGCGTCACCCATGTGCTGACCCTGCCCGAGACCGGGGCCTATCGCGGGGTGGGGCGGGTGCCGTTCGGCGAGACCCTCGTAGCGGGCGGGCTGCCGACGGTGTCAGTGCGGTTCGACGACTGGGTGCCGCTGGAGGGCTGACGACCTACCCCCGCGCCGCCGCCCGCAGCGCATCCATGTCCAGCCGTTTCATCTCCATCATCGCCGCGAAGACCCGGGCGACGACGGCCGGGTCGGGGTCGCTCATCAGGGCACCGAAGCCGACCGGCACGATCTGCCAGCTGAAGCCGTAGCGGTCCTTGGCCCATCCGCACTGTTCGGCCTCCGGAACGGCCGACAGGGCGGCGTAGAGGCGGTCGGTCTCGGCCGGGTCGGTGTAGATCTGCAGCGAGACGGCCTCGGTGAAGGTGAAATAGGGGCCGCCGTTCAGGGCGGTGTAGCGGTTGCCGGCCAGGGTGAACTCGACCAGCAGGACACCGCCCGCCTTGCCGCCCGGATAGTCGGCGGGGGCGCGGACGATCCGCTCGATCCGCGAGTTGGGGAGGACGGAGACATAATAGGTCGCGGCCTCCTCGGCCTGGGTGTCGAACCACAGGCAGGGGATGATCTTCTGTTCGGCGGGCATGGGGGGATCCTTTGCTTCGGAGGGTTGGAAGGCGTTCAAAGGCGTGACGGCCGCGGTCATGTCAGGGCCCTCAGACCGGTCCGGAGGGCGTCTCCGGTGCCGGGGAGCTCGGCTTCCACGACGGCGTGCTCGCGGATCCAGACGGGGGTGGTTTCGGCGAGGACGGCCCGCCCGGCGTCGGTCAGGGCCAGGCGCCGGCTCCGACGGTCGGTGGCGTCGACGCTGACGCTGACCCAGCCGGCCCGCTCCAGCGGTTTCAGGGCGGCCGTCACGGTCGACCGATCCATGGCCAGCAGCTCGGCGACCGCGCCGATCCTGGGCGGTGAGGGTCGGTTCAGCCCGTTCATCAGCGAGAACTGCCCGCTGGTGATGCCGAAGGGTCGAAAGGCGTCGTCAAACCG is a window encoding:
- a CDS encoding DUF2199 domain-containing protein, encoding MVTINRYHWEGNADKDETMPVSFICATCGQTHEGFSALAFKAPAPWDWASEEERAANWKLQSDFCRFKDVDFYVRAVLALPIIGSDQTLEFGVWSTLSKENIDRYWDSFEDDDQSKLGPMFGWFSNAVPGYPETMGLKCQVLPQDHRQRPLIELEPTDHPLAIHQREGITMEQATRYYHAHMARS
- a CDS encoding Uma2 family endonuclease, with product MNAPAFFPRTDGGRHRFTVDDVDRMIEAGVIAPDASLEILDGEIIDMASEGEAHLTFKDEIVRVLVPALGREWRIIPDGTLHLAPTDAPQPDFYVIARSSPLKPADPAAVPLVIEIADMSLGYDLGRKSATYARYGLAEYWVVDVNARVTHVLTLPETGAYRGVGRVPFGETLVAGGLPTVSVRFDDWVPLEG
- a CDS encoding VOC family protein, encoding MPAEQKIIPCLWFDTQAEEAATYYVSVLPNSRIERIVRAPADYPGGKAGGVLLVEFTLAGNRYTALNGGPYFTFTEAVSLQIYTDPAETDRLYAALSAVPEAEQCGWAKDRYGFSWQIVPVGFGALMSDPDPAVVARVFAAMMEMKRLDMDALRAAARG
- a CDS encoding MarR family winged helix-turn-helix transcriptional regulator encodes the protein MPEAFATTLHIRDHCLCLHAQRAARALARRFDDAFRPFGITSGQFSLMNGLNRPSPPRIGAVAELLAMDRSTVTAALKPLERAGWVSVSVDATDRRSRRLALTDAGRAVLAETTPVWIREHAVVEAELPGTGDALRTGLRALT